One window from the genome of Rubinisphaera margarita encodes:
- a CDS encoding enolase C-terminal domain-like protein, with product MKIVRLELIALRVPFAVTFRHAGAERSETLSIWTEAEDEQGNIGYGEGCPRSYVTGEDLTTCRTFFDRIHAAVVESVNDLDDLRQLGTEREAEIDHSPSCWCAIESAVLDLLCRRSQLAVEDLLGLPAVEGSFRYTAVIGDQSAESFEKQLRQYVGFGFEQFKIKLSRDAERDRTKWNLLNDAGIDAERIRVDANNLWQSCVEAVGYLGPWKDQFRAIEEPIVAREYAGLEQLARELDRSVILDESFLCRNDFSHLQGDPDRWIVNLRVSKLGGIVRTLQIIEEARSRGIRVIVGAQVGETSLLTRLGITAASAARDLLVGHEGAFGTHLLQHDVVEPPLMFGPGGRLNLHDVPYGRGPLPVSRPSEFLRPLAGTEEV from the coding sequence GTGAAGATCGTTCGTCTCGAGTTAATCGCTTTAAGGGTCCCGTTCGCGGTGACGTTCCGGCATGCCGGAGCAGAGCGTTCCGAGACACTGAGTATCTGGACGGAAGCGGAAGACGAACAGGGGAACATCGGCTACGGCGAGGGGTGCCCGCGTTCCTACGTGACTGGCGAGGATCTGACAACTTGCCGAACGTTTTTCGATCGAATCCACGCAGCCGTCGTCGAGAGTGTCAACGACCTGGACGATCTCCGACAGTTGGGAACGGAGCGAGAGGCCGAAATCGATCACTCGCCATCGTGCTGGTGTGCAATCGAATCCGCGGTGCTTGATCTGTTGTGTCGCCGATCACAATTGGCCGTCGAAGACCTGCTGGGGCTGCCGGCAGTTGAAGGTTCGTTTCGATACACCGCAGTGATTGGCGATCAGTCTGCCGAGTCGTTCGAGAAGCAATTGCGGCAGTACGTCGGGTTCGGCTTCGAGCAGTTTAAGATCAAGCTGTCCAGAGACGCCGAGCGCGACAGGACGAAGTGGAATCTGCTAAACGACGCAGGCATTGATGCTGAGCGGATCCGAGTCGATGCCAATAACCTCTGGCAAAGTTGCGTAGAAGCCGTGGGATACCTTGGTCCCTGGAAGGATCAGTTTCGAGCGATCGAAGAACCTATTGTGGCTCGCGAGTACGCAGGGCTCGAACAGCTGGCCCGGGAACTGGACCGGTCGGTGATTCTCGACGAGAGCTTCCTTTGTCGCAACGACTTTTCGCATCTTCAGGGAGATCCCGATCGCTGGATCGTGAATTTGCGGGTCTCGAAGCTGGGGGGAATCGTTCGCACGCTGCAGATCATCGAAGAGGCTCGCAGCAGAGGAATTCGCGTGATCGTCGGAGCTCAGGTGGGTGAGACGAGTCTGTTGACCCGTCTGGGGATCACGGCGGCCAGTGCTGCCAGAGACCTTCTCGTGGGGCACGAAGGAGCTTTCGGAACTCATCTGCTGCAGCACGATGTGGTGGAACCTCCCCTGATGTTCGGACCGGGTGGCCGGCTGAATCTGCATGATGTTCCGTATGGCCGAGGCCCCCTTCCAGTGAGCCGCCCGAGTGAATTCCTTCGTCCGCTCGCCGGAACAGAGGAAGTATGA